The following proteins are co-located in the Paludibaculum fermentans genome:
- the malQ gene encoding 4-alpha-glucanotransferase — translation MPSPFAELIFALCQDFGVDTEYWDIWGHHHVVEEPTLLSILGSFGLDTSSPEKLAESARLRADRIAGRPLDPVAVLSVVEADPAVPIRVPPAYLAEGKGAMALYWEDGWAERRDFELTSLANANSGGLCLGLPAPLRLGYHDLEVVIKAPGLPDLRSTQRVIVAPEKAWLPEQLKNGGRAAGLAVSLYGLRSSRNWGAGDFTDLATVTEWVARALGAGFVALNPLHALHNRQPYNTSPYLPLSSFHRNYLYLDVEQVADYQLCPAALAIFHGSNFQRELTAVRDAEFVEYERVARLKLGLLRLLFRRFLREEWSKNTTRAQAFRKWIAAQGDLLDRFSTYCALDETLHKQNRDLWIWPDWPEPYRNPESPEVRAYAQSHWRRVLFHKYVQWQIDLQLDAVQNRAKALGMPIGLYHDVALATDRCGCDLWAYRPFFVTGARVGSPPDDFAPDGQDWAFPPPNAETHRENGYRLFVESIRRNARHGGALRIDHVMRFFRLFWIPDGATAAHGTYVNERWRDLLRILALESVRGRFLVVGEDLGTVPPVLREAMEQYSMLRYKLFYFEKGSDGLPLPPHQYPRNALVSSTTHDLPTITGFWAGRDIEARHKAGILNDEELFARQKRERREEKHRMIEALVREGFLPGHFPREAADWPELTGELHNAVIGYLVSTPSRLMLLNQEDLTKELDQQNLPGTTWQYPNWRRKTLFSVEDLAGSQKAADYALMFRSWLERSGRISVPAVESPRS, via the coding sequence ATGCCTTCCCCCTTCGCGGAACTCATCTTTGCCCTCTGCCAGGACTTCGGGGTCGACACGGAGTATTGGGACATCTGGGGCCACCACCATGTCGTGGAAGAACCCACCCTGCTCTCCATCCTCGGCTCTTTCGGTCTTGACACCAGTTCGCCCGAGAAGTTGGCCGAATCCGCTCGCCTGCGTGCGGATCGCATTGCCGGACGCCCTCTGGATCCGGTCGCCGTTCTCAGCGTGGTGGAAGCGGACCCGGCGGTGCCCATCCGCGTGCCTCCGGCCTACCTGGCTGAAGGAAAAGGCGCCATGGCGCTCTATTGGGAGGATGGCTGGGCTGAGCGCCGCGACTTCGAACTGACCTCACTGGCCAACGCGAATTCCGGCGGCCTCTGCCTGGGCTTGCCTGCGCCTCTCCGCCTGGGCTACCACGATCTGGAAGTCGTCATCAAGGCGCCCGGCCTGCCAGACCTGCGCTCCACCCAGCGGGTCATCGTTGCTCCTGAAAAGGCGTGGCTGCCTGAGCAACTCAAGAACGGCGGACGCGCCGCGGGTCTTGCCGTCAGCCTGTATGGATTGCGCTCCTCCCGCAACTGGGGCGCCGGCGACTTCACTGATCTCGCCACCGTCACGGAATGGGTCGCGCGCGCACTGGGCGCCGGTTTTGTCGCGCTGAATCCGCTGCACGCACTCCACAACCGGCAGCCCTACAACACGAGCCCCTATCTTCCGTTATCCTCATTCCACCGCAACTACCTCTATTTGGATGTAGAGCAGGTGGCCGACTACCAGCTCTGCCCGGCGGCGCTGGCCATCTTCCACGGCTCCAACTTCCAACGTGAACTCACCGCGGTGCGGGATGCGGAGTTCGTCGAGTATGAGCGTGTCGCGCGCCTGAAGCTGGGCCTCCTGCGGCTGCTATTCCGGCGGTTCCTGCGAGAGGAGTGGTCGAAGAACACCACCCGCGCGCAGGCCTTCCGGAAATGGATCGCCGCGCAGGGCGACCTGCTGGACCGTTTCTCCACTTACTGCGCGCTGGACGAGACGCTCCACAAGCAGAACCGCGACCTCTGGATCTGGCCCGACTGGCCCGAGCCCTACCGCAATCCGGAATCGCCCGAAGTCCGCGCCTATGCCCAATCGCACTGGCGCCGCGTGCTGTTCCACAAGTACGTGCAGTGGCAGATTGACCTGCAGCTCGACGCGGTCCAGAATCGCGCGAAGGCACTGGGCATGCCCATCGGCCTCTATCACGACGTGGCCCTGGCCACGGACCGCTGCGGCTGCGACCTCTGGGCGTACCGTCCGTTCTTTGTCACCGGCGCGCGCGTCGGCTCCCCGCCCGATGACTTCGCCCCCGATGGACAGGACTGGGCGTTTCCCCCGCCCAACGCCGAAACGCACCGCGAGAACGGCTACCGCCTTTTCGTGGAATCCATCCGGCGCAATGCGCGTCATGGCGGCGCCCTGCGCATCGATCACGTGATGCGCTTCTTCCGGCTCTTCTGGATCCCCGACGGCGCCACCGCCGCCCATGGGACCTATGTGAACGAGCGCTGGCGCGACCTGCTGCGGATTCTCGCCCTGGAAAGCGTCCGGGGCCGCTTTCTGGTGGTCGGCGAGGACCTGGGCACTGTTCCGCCGGTCCTGCGCGAGGCCATGGAGCAGTACTCCATGCTGCGCTACAAGCTCTTCTATTTTGAGAAGGGCAGCGACGGGCTCCCGCTGCCGCCGCATCAGTACCCGCGGAACGCCCTGGTCTCCTCCACCACCCACGATTTGCCCACCATCACCGGCTTCTGGGCCGGCCGGGATATCGAGGCGCGCCACAAAGCCGGCATCCTGAACGACGAGGAACTATTCGCCCGCCAGAAGCGCGAGCGGCGCGAGGAAAAGCACCGCATGATCGAGGCGCTGGTGCGCGAAGGCTTCCTGCCCGGCCACTTCCCCAGGGAAGCCGCCGACTGGCCGGAGCTCACCGGCGAGCTGCACAACGCTGTCATCGGTTATCTCGTCAGCACGCCTTCCCGGCTGATGCTGCTGAACCAGGAGGATCTGACGAAGGAGCTCGACCAGCAGAACCTGCCGGGCACCACCTGGCAGTACCCCAACTGGCGCCGCAAGACGCTGTTCAGCGTGGAGGACCTGGCCGGCTCGCAGAAGGCCGCCGATTACGCCCTGATGTTCCGCTCGTGGCTGGAGCGCAGCGGCCGCATCAGCGTCCCTGCCGTGGAATCGCCTCGAAGTTGA
- a CDS encoding NADH-quinone oxidoreductase subunit B yields MENKIRENQITLGEPPADLFSRIDTDAVVSPSEGILMTTVDSVINWGRKNSIWPMTFGLACCAIEMMAMSASRFDIARFGAEVFRGSPRQSDLMIIAGRVSNKMAPVIRQLYQQMPEPRWVISMGACATSTGVFSNYALIPVNQVIPVDVYVPGCPPRPEQLIYAIMMLQEKIQKQTGVVKDVLNLS; encoded by the coding sequence ATGGAAAACAAGATCCGCGAGAACCAGATCACGCTGGGCGAGCCGCCAGCCGACCTCTTTAGCCGGATTGACACGGATGCCGTCGTCAGCCCGAGCGAGGGGATCCTGATGACCACCGTCGACAGCGTCATCAACTGGGGGCGGAAGAACTCCATCTGGCCCATGACGTTCGGCCTGGCCTGCTGCGCCATCGAAATGATGGCCATGAGCGCTTCGCGGTTCGACATCGCCCGCTTTGGCGCCGAAGTCTTCCGCGGCAGCCCGCGCCAGTCGGACCTGATGATCATCGCCGGACGCGTATCCAACAAGATGGCTCCGGTGATCCGGCAGTTGTATCAACAGATGCCTGAGCCGCGCTGGGTGATTTCCATGGGTGCGTGCGCCACCTCCACCGGCGTGTTCAGCAACTATGCGCTGATCCCCGTGAACCAGGTGATTCCCGTGGATGTCTACGTGCCGGGCTGTCCCCCGCGGCCGGAGCAGCTCATTTACGCCATCATGATGCTGCAGGAGAAGATCCAGAAGCAGACCGGCGTGGTGAAGGACGTCCTGAACCTGTCATAG
- a CDS encoding flagellar protein FlaG: protein MEIGRMDAVGELPAVSTAAPLTPQQRTEQRQLVQAVQAVNGAQIFGESTELTFAFDRYTKGPVMRLVDKETKEVIRQVPPEYVLRLAEDLGDYSSSGL from the coding sequence ATGGAAATTGGACGGATGGACGCGGTTGGCGAGTTGCCGGCGGTCTCAACGGCCGCCCCACTGACACCTCAGCAGCGGACTGAGCAGCGGCAGTTGGTGCAGGCAGTGCAGGCAGTGAACGGCGCGCAGATCTTTGGTGAAAGCACCGAACTGACATTTGCCTTCGACCGGTATACCAAAGGACCGGTGATGCGGCTTGTGGACAAGGAGACCAAGGAGGTGATCCGGCAGGTGCCGCCGGAGTATGTTCTGCGCCTGGCGGAGGATCTCGGCGACTACTCCAGTTCCGGCCTCTGA
- a CDS encoding SH3 domain-containing protein has protein sequence MRRLGLVVFFSLAGALYAQDPQLEALRTTLATMRAQTRGAGFDTPVPAAAMTKVKQQLRDWIESKLAAVQDDEAIPALEAQLNQELQSIAVANEEPQESRFGTLGEVSIRLESGNITLTTSVGILCQNDDSAYVYQKKAGRWQRIWASEQQGYSEEGYKPQVLIQVDVWQQRTPGQGDGPIYVMTLGNQWGCASTWHPVYYRVWRVNSSGSKLLIDGDQTAWMRTGTYAVGRIGQKPLVNKAPVDVLIEFTVASVDSGVHNREAVLHFLIDGDKVRRVAPVALSPRDFVDEWLTHDWQESGGWSASEVVHPWHRKLHAERVDGTFRGTTKRCQTPGLWQVAFAPNDEHANYADQKPLYFLVQWRPPYHFTMKEVRAEPWRGCTQEAPEADEWRGVFSTPQQPQ, from the coding sequence ATGCGGCGCCTCGGGCTGGTCGTTTTCTTTTCGCTGGCGGGTGCGCTGTACGCCCAGGATCCCCAACTGGAAGCCCTGCGGACGACTCTGGCCACCATGCGTGCGCAAACCAGGGGGGCGGGCTTCGATACCCCAGTACCGGCCGCCGCCATGACGAAGGTCAAGCAACAGCTCCGGGACTGGATCGAGTCCAAACTCGCCGCCGTGCAAGACGATGAGGCAATCCCCGCCTTGGAGGCACAGCTCAACCAGGAACTCCAATCGATCGCAGTCGCTAACGAGGAACCTCAGGAGAGCCGGTTTGGCACACTCGGTGAGGTCAGTATCCGTCTGGAGAGCGGCAATATCACCCTCACCACCTCCGTCGGCATTCTCTGCCAGAACGACGATTCGGCCTATGTCTATCAGAAGAAGGCTGGCCGCTGGCAGCGCATCTGGGCGTCGGAACAGCAAGGCTACTCCGAGGAAGGCTACAAGCCGCAGGTGCTGATCCAAGTCGACGTCTGGCAGCAGCGCACCCCAGGTCAGGGCGATGGCCCGATCTATGTGATGACGCTTGGCAATCAGTGGGGTTGCGCCTCCACCTGGCACCCTGTCTACTACCGTGTCTGGCGCGTCAACTCCTCCGGCTCCAAACTGCTGATCGACGGGGACCAGACGGCATGGATGCGGACCGGGACCTATGCGGTTGGGAGGATCGGGCAAAAGCCGCTGGTGAACAAAGCACCAGTGGACGTGTTGATCGAGTTCACCGTCGCCAGTGTGGACTCGGGCGTCCACAATCGCGAAGCGGTGCTCCACTTCCTCATCGACGGTGACAAGGTCCGCCGGGTGGCTCCTGTCGCGCTGAGTCCACGCGACTTCGTGGATGAATGGCTGACGCACGATTGGCAGGAGAGCGGCGGGTGGTCCGCCTCGGAGGTAGTCCACCCCTGGCACCGCAAGCTCCATGCGGAGAGGGTGGACGGCACATTCCGGGGCACCACCAAGCGCTGCCAGACGCCCGGACTCTGGCAAGTGGCCTTCGCCCCCAACGATGAGCACGCGAACTACGCGGACCAGAAGCCCCTCTATTTCCTCGTCCAGTGGCGCCCACCCTACCACTTCACGATGAAGGAGGTCCGCGCCGAGCCCTGGCGCGGCTGCACCCAGGAAGCGCCCGAGGCCGACGAGTGGAGAGGCGTGTTCTCCACCCCGCAGCAACCACAATGA
- a CDS encoding ABC transporter permease: protein METIWQDARHCWRTMRRAPGFTATAVLTLALAIGGNTAVFTIIRAVLLNPLQYSDSDQLVQMGNGTPSRFFEMRAASQSFTDLGAYTRQEAVTLATGSEPEVLKGIRVSESFLRILKVEPLLGRGFRLEEDAAGGVPVAMISSELWQRRFGGDPQIVGKTVTLSATPCVIAGVLPPRFQFPMPGLDVWMTAPSEWPLMPLKSRTLSPFLTLFGRLKPGVTLDSANEELKGLRHQYAMAHPAMLDAKSRSPRELTPIKEELVGSVRTMLWMLFGAVGFVLLIACANVASLLLARATARTREFAVRAALGAGRGRLMGQLLVESVVLSVLGGLLGLGLAVVLLRLIPAMTSFELPRTAEIRIDWIVLAFAAGLSLLTGILFGLAPSLGASRPDLIHVLRASGPAVQAGHGRSWFGVNLRGLLPVGQVALSVVLLIGAALLLESVMNLRGVNVGFNASNLLTMRVSLPASRYDTSLKQSQFFQELITQVGALPGVRGATAGMSIPMTGFAGSPVQDASQAPLKLNERPIAKLMPVTPGYFQTFQIPLLRGRAFTQRDTEEAQRVTVIDESLARRFWPGYPERQDPIGQRLLIGGVNPKPAEVIGIVANVHQSLENDMWPETMYVAFAQNAQPFAMVAVRTAGDPMTFANAVRERVRAVDRDQPVAEVRSMDDLVEEQVGQRRLLVLLLGAFAVVALLLAVIGIYGMVAYSAAQRTQEVGIRRALGAQQADILRLVVGHGFALAVTGIALGLAGAYGLTRVMKTVLFGVSPTDPLTFGGIAAVFLVVALGASYVPARRAARVDPMTALRV from the coding sequence TTGGAAACCATCTGGCAGGATGCGCGGCACTGCTGGCGGACCATGCGGCGCGCGCCCGGCTTCACCGCCACGGCCGTGCTTACTCTCGCCCTGGCCATCGGCGGAAATACCGCCGTGTTCACCATCATCCGGGCCGTGCTTCTCAACCCACTCCAATACAGCGATTCCGATCAACTCGTGCAGATGGGCAACGGTACGCCCTCGCGCTTTTTCGAGATGCGGGCGGCCTCCCAGTCGTTCACTGATCTGGGTGCGTATACGCGGCAGGAGGCGGTCACGCTGGCCACTGGATCCGAGCCGGAGGTGCTGAAAGGCATCCGGGTCTCCGAGAGTTTCCTGCGGATCCTCAAAGTCGAACCGCTGCTGGGCCGGGGTTTCCGACTAGAGGAAGATGCCGCGGGCGGCGTGCCGGTGGCGATGATTAGCTCCGAGTTGTGGCAGCGGCGCTTCGGCGGGGATCCTCAGATTGTTGGGAAGACGGTCACCCTCTCAGCCACGCCTTGCGTGATCGCGGGTGTCCTGCCGCCGCGCTTTCAGTTCCCGATGCCCGGCTTGGATGTGTGGATGACGGCGCCTTCCGAGTGGCCGCTCATGCCCTTGAAGTCGCGGACGCTCAGCCCGTTCCTGACGCTCTTCGGCCGGCTCAAGCCCGGCGTTACCCTGGACAGCGCAAACGAGGAATTGAAGGGGCTGCGGCACCAGTACGCGATGGCCCATCCGGCCATGCTGGACGCGAAGTCGAGATCTCCGCGGGAACTCACTCCGATAAAGGAGGAGCTGGTGGGCAGCGTCCGCACCATGTTGTGGATGCTGTTTGGCGCCGTCGGGTTCGTTCTGCTGATTGCGTGCGCGAATGTGGCCAGCCTGCTGCTGGCGCGGGCGACGGCGCGGACGCGGGAGTTCGCGGTGCGAGCCGCGCTGGGGGCGGGCCGCGGGCGGCTGATGGGGCAGTTGCTGGTGGAAAGCGTGGTGCTTTCGGTGCTGGGCGGCTTGCTCGGGTTGGGGCTCGCCGTGGTGTTGCTGCGCCTGATTCCCGCCATGACCAGCTTTGAATTGCCCCGCACGGCCGAGATCCGCATCGATTGGATCGTGCTGGCGTTCGCCGCCGGTTTGTCGCTTCTGACGGGCATCCTGTTTGGCCTGGCCCCTTCTTTGGGCGCATCGCGGCCGGATCTGATTCATGTGCTGAGGGCCAGCGGTCCGGCCGTCCAGGCGGGTCACGGGCGGAGTTGGTTTGGGGTGAATCTGCGCGGACTGCTGCCGGTGGGGCAGGTGGCCCTGTCAGTGGTGCTGCTGATCGGCGCGGCGCTGCTGCTGGAGAGTGTCATGAATCTGCGCGGCGTCAACGTCGGGTTCAATGCGTCAAACCTGCTCACCATGCGGGTCTCGCTGCCGGCGTCGCGCTATGACACGAGCCTCAAGCAATCCCAGTTTTTCCAGGAGCTGATCACTCAGGTGGGTGCGCTGCCGGGTGTGCGCGGGGCGACGGCCGGGATGTCGATTCCCATGACCGGTTTCGCCGGCAGTCCAGTCCAGGATGCGTCCCAGGCTCCACTGAAGTTGAATGAGCGGCCCATCGCGAAGCTGATGCCGGTGACTCCGGGGTACTTCCAGACGTTCCAGATCCCGTTGCTGCGCGGGCGGGCGTTTACCCAGCGGGATACCGAAGAGGCGCAGCGGGTGACGGTGATCGATGAAAGCCTGGCCCGGCGGTTCTGGCCCGGGTACCCGGAGCGGCAGGATCCCATCGGCCAACGGCTGCTGATCGGCGGCGTGAATCCGAAGCCGGCCGAGGTGATTGGGATCGTGGCGAACGTGCACCAGTCGCTGGAGAACGACATGTGGCCTGAGACCATGTATGTTGCGTTCGCGCAGAATGCCCAGCCGTTCGCGATGGTGGCCGTGCGGACGGCCGGGGATCCGATGACGTTTGCGAATGCCGTGCGCGAACGGGTGCGGGCGGTGGATCGCGATCAGCCGGTGGCGGAGGTGCGGTCGATGGACGATCTGGTGGAAGAGCAGGTCGGGCAGCGCAGGTTGCTCGTGCTGCTGCTGGGGGCCTTCGCGGTGGTCGCGCTGCTGCTGGCGGTGATCGGCATCTACGGTATGGTGGCCTACTCGGCCGCGCAGCGCACGCAGGAGGTGGGCATCCGGCGGGCCCTCGGGGCGCAGCAGGCGGATATCCTGCGACTGGTGGTGGGGCATGGCTTCGCCCTGGCTGTTACGGGCATTGCTCTCGGACTGGCGGGCGCTTACGGGCTGACTCGCGTGATGAAGACGGTGCTGTTCGGGGTGAGCCCCACGGATCCTCTCACCTTCGGGGGGATCGCGGCCGTGTTTCTGGTGGTCGCCCTCGGGGCCAGCTATGTTCCGGCCCGGCGCGCGGCCCGGGTGGATCCGATGACAGCCCTCCGAGTGTGA
- a CDS encoding molybdopterin-containing oxidoreductase family protein produces MKDVRHSTCALDCPDACSILVTIDQGRATHLRGNPNHSVTQGFLCGKVARYLDRQYHPDRLQYPLRRTGPKGQGQFTRISWDEALDEIVTNLKALAAQYGPESILPYSYAGTMGYLQGGSMDRRFFHRLGASRLDRTICASAGAAGFMEAYGIRLGTPPQQFAESKYIIAWGANILTTNVHLWPFIVEARRRGAKLVVIDPVVTKVASLADWHLMPYPGSDLALALGLMHVLFRDGLDRYPGDTASLRRRAAEFPPERVAELTGIPADQIETLAREYATTRPAAIRLNYGVQRSERGGKAVRAISLLPALCGYWDERGGGLQLTTSGAFDINREALERPDLGPPARTLNMSVLGKALTEVNDPPVKALIVYNSNPGAIAPNQALVRQGLSREDLFTVVLDHFQTDTADYADIVLPATTFLEHTDLYMAYGHYDLQLARPAVEPPGEARPNVEIFRALAQRMGFTDPCFADSSDEMIRQLLNSGSPRLQGITLERLEQEHAVPLNMPDLPMAGRPVDMDAATLDYTPPRESRLGREHPFPLELVSSKNHDSLNSTFGLHAATDAQTAVLQLHPEDAAARGISDGEEVEVFNHRGKVRLKAKVGATVRPGVVRAPSVRWARQAPDGFNVNVLISDRLTDIGGGPCFYNCLVEVRRCGA; encoded by the coding sequence GTGAAAGACGTCCGGCACTCGACCTGCGCTCTCGACTGCCCCGATGCCTGCTCGATTCTGGTCACCATCGACCAGGGGCGCGCGACGCACCTTCGCGGCAATCCAAACCATTCCGTCACCCAGGGCTTCCTGTGTGGCAAAGTAGCCCGCTATCTGGACCGCCAATACCATCCGGACCGGCTCCAATACCCACTGCGCCGCACCGGCCCCAAAGGCCAGGGCCAGTTCACGCGCATCTCCTGGGACGAGGCGCTGGATGAAATCGTTACCAACTTAAAAGCCTTAGCGGCCCAGTACGGCCCCGAGTCCATCCTGCCCTACAGCTACGCCGGCACTATGGGCTACCTGCAGGGCGGCTCCATGGACCGCCGCTTCTTCCATCGCCTCGGTGCCTCCCGGCTCGACCGCACCATCTGCGCCTCCGCCGGAGCCGCCGGCTTCATGGAGGCCTATGGCATCCGCCTGGGGACTCCGCCCCAGCAGTTCGCTGAATCGAAATACATCATCGCCTGGGGCGCGAACATCCTCACGACCAACGTCCACCTCTGGCCGTTCATCGTCGAGGCCCGCCGCCGCGGAGCCAAACTCGTCGTCATCGATCCCGTCGTCACCAAGGTGGCCTCGCTCGCCGACTGGCATCTCATGCCCTATCCCGGCAGCGACCTCGCCCTCGCCCTGGGCCTGATGCACGTCCTCTTCCGCGACGGCCTCGACCGCTATCCGGGCGATACCGCCTCCCTCCGCCGGCGAGCGGCCGAATTCCCGCCCGAACGCGTCGCCGAACTCACCGGCATCCCGGCCGATCAGATCGAAACCCTGGCCCGCGAGTACGCCACCACCCGGCCCGCTGCCATCCGCCTCAACTACGGAGTCCAGCGCAGCGAGCGCGGCGGCAAGGCCGTCCGGGCCATCTCCCTCCTGCCCGCCCTTTGCGGCTACTGGGACGAACGCGGCGGCGGCCTCCAGCTCACCACCTCCGGAGCCTTCGACATCAACCGGGAAGCCCTCGAGCGCCCCGATCTCGGTCCCCCCGCCCGCACCTTGAATATGTCCGTCCTCGGCAAGGCTCTCACGGAGGTCAACGATCCACCCGTGAAAGCGCTGATCGTTTACAACTCCAACCCAGGAGCCATCGCCCCCAATCAGGCGCTCGTCCGCCAGGGGCTGAGCCGCGAAGACCTGTTCACCGTCGTCCTCGATCACTTCCAGACCGATACCGCCGACTACGCCGACATCGTCCTGCCCGCCACGACGTTCCTGGAACACACCGATCTCTACATGGCTTACGGTCATTACGACCTCCAACTTGCCCGGCCGGCCGTCGAGCCGCCCGGCGAAGCCCGCCCCAACGTCGAGATCTTCCGGGCGCTGGCCCAGCGCATGGGCTTCACTGACCCCTGCTTTGCCGACTCAAGTGACGAAATGATTCGGCAATTGCTGAACTCCGGCAGCCCCCGGCTCCAGGGCATCACCCTGGAACGCCTGGAGCAGGAGCACGCCGTCCCCCTGAATATGCCCGACCTCCCCATGGCCGGCCGGCCCGTCGACATGGATGCCGCCACCCTCGACTACACGCCGCCCCGCGAAAGCCGCCTCGGCCGGGAGCACCCCTTCCCGTTGGAATTGGTCAGCTCGAAGAACCACGACAGCCTCAACTCGACCTTTGGGCTTCATGCGGCCACCGACGCCCAGACCGCCGTCCTCCAGCTCCATCCCGAGGACGCCGCCGCTCGCGGCATCAGCGACGGCGAGGAGGTCGAAGTCTTCAACCATCGCGGCAAGGTCCGGCTCAAGGCCAAGGTCGGCGCCACCGTCCGGCCCGGAGTCGTCCGGGCGCCCTCGGTCCGCTGGGCCCGCCAGGCCCCCGACGGCTTTAACGTGAATGTCCTCATCTCCGACCGTTTGACCGACATCGGCGGCGGACCCTGTTTCTACAATTGTCTAGTGGAGGTACGGCGTTGCGGCGCATAG
- a CDS encoding TraR/DksA family transcriptional regulator, producing the protein MTKTELNKYKQILETKLAELSQAVRDREGIAIEKSPDALDEVQHAAERELAIRNLDRESHLLRNVRAALRRIDEGHYGVCLHCEEDINPKRLNAVPWTPFCIECQELADRAKDDNTEMFEELMVA; encoded by the coding sequence ATGACCAAGACGGAGCTCAACAAATACAAGCAGATCTTGGAGACCAAGCTCGCAGAGCTCTCGCAGGCCGTGCGTGACCGGGAAGGCATTGCAATCGAAAAAAGCCCGGACGCATTGGACGAAGTGCAGCACGCCGCGGAGCGTGAGCTAGCCATCCGAAACCTCGACCGTGAGTCGCATTTGCTGCGCAACGTGCGCGCCGCCCTTCGCCGCATCGACGAAGGCCACTATGGCGTTTGCCTGCATTGCGAAGAAGACATCAACCCTAAGCGTTTGAACGCAGTACCGTGGACGCCCTTCTGCATCGAGTGCCAGGAACTGGCCGACCGTGCGAAGGATGACAACACGGAAATGTTCGAAGAGTTGATGGTCGCCTAA
- the pgeF gene encoding peptidoglycan editing factor PgeF yields the protein MSIVRGPQGYFISTLLSSETWLAHAFGTAAVPPPHVYLVLKQVHSNVVKLAGECLPEMEGDGLITNEPGLFVAAKSADCVPLLLADPVNHVVAAVHAGWRGSLGNIAGAAIARMTSEYDTRPSDLRAALGPSIGPCCFEVGPEVAVLFRDIFSERDDLDRRTTIDLWETNSRHLQQAGLSPERIDTPPPCTCCGGEEFYSWRRDRVLGQRMFAAIGRLPNH from the coding sequence GTGAGTATCGTCCGAGGTCCCCAAGGCTATTTTATTTCGACTCTGCTCTCGTCAGAGACCTGGCTCGCCCACGCCTTCGGCACAGCCGCCGTACCGCCTCCACACGTCTACCTGGTCCTCAAACAGGTGCACTCCAACGTCGTGAAACTGGCGGGAGAGTGCCTGCCCGAGATGGAAGGGGACGGGCTGATCACGAACGAGCCGGGGCTCTTCGTCGCCGCCAAGAGCGCCGACTGCGTGCCGCTGCTCCTCGCGGATCCTGTCAATCATGTCGTCGCCGCGGTCCACGCCGGTTGGCGCGGATCCCTCGGCAATATCGCCGGCGCCGCCATCGCCCGCATGACGAGCGAGTACGATACCCGGCCGTCAGACTTGCGCGCCGCGCTCGGCCCGTCCATCGGTCCCTGTTGCTTCGAAGTCGGCCCGGAGGTCGCTGTCCTGTTTCGAGACATATTCTCAGAAAGGGACGATCTCGACCGCCGGACGACCATCGATCTTTGGGAGACCAACAGCCGGCATCTGCAGCAGGCAGGCCTTTCGCCGGAACGAATAGACACACCTCCCCCTTGTACTTGCTGTGGGGGGGAAGAGTTCTACTCCTGGAGGCGCGACCGCGTGCTCGGCCAGCGCATGTTCGCAGCCATCGGCCGCCTGCCAAACCACTGA
- a CDS encoding NADH-quinone oxidoreductase subunit B, which produces MYLENVNERNVMVTSVDYVFNWARKSSIWPLTFGLACCAIEMIASSASRFDIARYGAEVFRPSPRQSDLMIVAGTVTLKMAPVLKRIYDQMPDPKWVISMGACSSVGGPFNTYATLQGVDKIVPVDVYVSGCPPRPENLFYALLKLQDKIDQMSLIQRPTEIRLEETMLEDFKKQVMVAQTQHPAA; this is translated from the coding sequence ATGTACCTGGAGAACGTGAACGAGCGCAACGTCATGGTCACCTCGGTCGACTACGTGTTCAATTGGGCGCGGAAATCGTCGATCTGGCCGCTGACGTTCGGGCTCGCCTGCTGCGCTATTGAGATGATTGCCAGTTCCGCTTCGCGATTCGACATCGCGCGCTACGGCGCCGAGGTCTTTCGGCCCAGCCCCCGGCAGTCGGACCTCATGATCGTGGCGGGCACCGTGACGCTGAAAATGGCGCCGGTGCTCAAACGGATCTACGATCAAATGCCTGACCCGAAATGGGTCATCTCCATGGGCGCTTGCTCCAGCGTCGGCGGGCCTTTCAACACTTACGCTACCTTGCAGGGCGTTGACAAGATCGTGCCCGTCGACGTTTACGTCAGCGGCTGCCCGCCCCGGCCCGAGAACCTGTTCTACGCCCTGCTGAAGCTTCAGGACAAGATCGACCAGATGAGTCTCATTCAGAGGCCCACCGAGATCCGCCTCGAAGAGACCATGCTCGAGGACTTCAAAAAGCAGGTCATGGTCGCGCAGACTCAACACCCAGCCGCGTGA